A single genomic interval of Cucumis sativus cultivar 9930 chromosome 7, Cucumber_9930_V3, whole genome shotgun sequence harbors:
- the LOC101211612 gene encoding purple acid phosphatase 2 isoform X2 — MWDLDLGIAMRIEEKMSVAGFSCSSFVVVIAVLVMVLNGVEVCYGGKTGQFMRKVEKTVDMPLDSDVFAVPPGFNAPQQVHITQGDHEGKAVIVSWVTPNKPGSNEVLYWSEKSKEKKQAFGKVYTYKFYNYTSGYIHHCTIKNLKYDTKYYYEIGIGYSPRTFWFVTPPEVGPDVPYTFGVIGDLGQSFDSNVTLTHYERNPHKGKAVLFVGDLSYADNYPFHDNVRWDTWGRFTERIIAYQPWIWTAGNHEIDFVPEIGETEPFKPFTNRYHVPYKASGSTAPFWYSIKRGPAYIIVLASYSAYGKYTPQYEWLEAELPKVNRSETPWLIVLMHSPWYNSYNYHYMEGETMRVMYESWFVQYKVDVVFAGHVHAYERSERISNVAYNIVNGHCTPVKDQSAPVYITIGDGGNLEGLATNMTEPQPAYSAYREASFGHAIFDIMNRTHAYFSWSRNQDGYAVEADTHWFLNRHWHPVDESLSVQK, encoded by the exons ATGTGGG ATTTAGATTTGGGAATCGCCATGAGAATAGAGGAGAAGATGAGCGTTGCGGggttttcttgttcttcttttgttgTAGTTATTGCTGTTTTGGTTATGGTTTTGAATGGAGTGGAGGTGTGTTATGGAGGTAAAACAGGACAGTTTATGAGGAAGGTTGAGAAAACTGTGGATATGCCTCTTGACAGTGATGTTTTTGCTGTTCCTCCTGGTTTTAATGCTCCCCAGCAG GTTCATATCACACAAGGAGATCATGAAGGGAAGGCAGTGATTGTTTCATGGGTCACTCCAAATAAACCAGGATCAAATGAAGTATTGTATTGGAGTGAGAAAAGCAAGGAAAAGAAACAGGCCTTTGGAAAAGTATATACTTACAAGTTCTATAATTACACTTCTGGTTACATTCATCACTGTACCATTAAAAACTTAAAG TATGACACCAAATACTACTATGAAATCGGAATTGGGTACTCTCCAAGAACATTCTGGTTTGTCACTCCTCCAGAAGTCGGTCCCGACGTTCCCTATACATTTGGTGTCATAG GGGATCTTGGCCAGAGTTTTGATTCAAATGTAACACTGACACACTACGAACGAAACCCGCATAAAGGAAAAGCAGTGCTATTTGTTGGAGATCTCTCTTATGCTGACAACTATCCATTCCATGACAATGTACGGTGGGATACATGGGGAAGATTCACAGAGAGAATCATCGCCTATCAGCCTTGGATATGGACTGCAGGAAATcatgaaattgattttgtcCCAGAAATT GGTGAGACCGAGCCTTTCAAGCCATTTACTAACCGATATCATGTCCCTTATAAAGCATCTGGGAGCACAGCTCCTTTTTGGTACTCAATCAAGAGAGGTCCAGCATACATCATAGTCTTGGCTTCATATTCAGCTTATG GTAAATACACTCCTCAATACGAATGGCTTGAAGCAGAGCTACCGAAAGTTAACAGAAGTGAAACACCATGGTTAATTGTTCTTATGCATTCCCCGTGGTACAACAGCTACAACTATCACTACATGGAAGGAGAAACAATGCGAGTAATGTATGAGTCATGGTTTGTACAATACAAAGTTGACGTCGTCTTTGCTGGCCATGTCCATGCTTATGAAAGATCT GAAAGAATTTCAAATGTTGCATACAACATCGTGAATGGCCATTGTACTCCAGTGAAAGATCAATCTGCACCTGTATACATAACAATAGGTGATGGAGGAAACCTTGAAGGCCTAGCAACCAA TATGACGGAGCCACAACCTGCGTACTCGGCGTATCGTGAAGCAAGCTTTGGGCATGCCATATTTGATATAATGAACAGAACTCATGCGTATTTCAGTTGGAGCAGGAATCAAGATGGATATGCAGTTGAAGCTGATACTCATTGGTTCTTGAACAGACACTGGCACCCGGTTGACGAGTCGTTGAGTGTGCAGAAATGA
- the LOC101211612 gene encoding purple acid phosphatase 2 isoform X3 — translation MGTLSNRIKRSDSGLRCGVHITQGDHEGKAVIVSWVTPNKPGSNEVLYWSEKSKEKKQAFGKVYTYKFYNYTSGYIHHCTIKNLKYDTKYYYEIGIGYSPRTFWFVTPPEVGPDVPYTFGVIGDLGQSFDSNVTLTHYERNPHKGKAVLFVGDLSYADNYPFHDNVRWDTWGRFTERIIAYQPWIWTAGNHEIDFVPEIGETEPFKPFTNRYHVPYKASGSTAPFWYSIKRGPAYIIVLASYSAYGKYTPQYEWLEAELPKVNRSETPWLIVLMHSPWYNSYNYHYMEGETMRVMYESWFVQYKVDVVFAGHVHAYERSERISNVAYNIVNGHCTPVKDQSAPVYITIGDGGNLEGLATNMTEPQPAYSAYREASFGHAIFDIMNRTHAYFSWSRNQDGYAVEADTHWFLNRHWHPVDESLSVQK, via the exons ATGGGAACTCTCAGTAATCGGATCAAGCGCTCTGACAGTGGACTTAGATGTGGG GTTCATATCACACAAGGAGATCATGAAGGGAAGGCAGTGATTGTTTCATGGGTCACTCCAAATAAACCAGGATCAAATGAAGTATTGTATTGGAGTGAGAAAAGCAAGGAAAAGAAACAGGCCTTTGGAAAAGTATATACTTACAAGTTCTATAATTACACTTCTGGTTACATTCATCACTGTACCATTAAAAACTTAAAG TATGACACCAAATACTACTATGAAATCGGAATTGGGTACTCTCCAAGAACATTCTGGTTTGTCACTCCTCCAGAAGTCGGTCCCGACGTTCCCTATACATTTGGTGTCATAG GGGATCTTGGCCAGAGTTTTGATTCAAATGTAACACTGACACACTACGAACGAAACCCGCATAAAGGAAAAGCAGTGCTATTTGTTGGAGATCTCTCTTATGCTGACAACTATCCATTCCATGACAATGTACGGTGGGATACATGGGGAAGATTCACAGAGAGAATCATCGCCTATCAGCCTTGGATATGGACTGCAGGAAATcatgaaattgattttgtcCCAGAAATT GGTGAGACCGAGCCTTTCAAGCCATTTACTAACCGATATCATGTCCCTTATAAAGCATCTGGGAGCACAGCTCCTTTTTGGTACTCAATCAAGAGAGGTCCAGCATACATCATAGTCTTGGCTTCATATTCAGCTTATG GTAAATACACTCCTCAATACGAATGGCTTGAAGCAGAGCTACCGAAAGTTAACAGAAGTGAAACACCATGGTTAATTGTTCTTATGCATTCCCCGTGGTACAACAGCTACAACTATCACTACATGGAAGGAGAAACAATGCGAGTAATGTATGAGTCATGGTTTGTACAATACAAAGTTGACGTCGTCTTTGCTGGCCATGTCCATGCTTATGAAAGATCT GAAAGAATTTCAAATGTTGCATACAACATCGTGAATGGCCATTGTACTCCAGTGAAAGATCAATCTGCACCTGTATACATAACAATAGGTGATGGAGGAAACCTTGAAGGCCTAGCAACCAA TATGACGGAGCCACAACCTGCGTACTCGGCGTATCGTGAAGCAAGCTTTGGGCATGCCATATTTGATATAATGAACAGAACTCATGCGTATTTCAGTTGGAGCAGGAATCAAGATGGATATGCAGTTGAAGCTGATACTCATTGGTTCTTGAACAGACACTGGCACCCGGTTGACGAGTCGTTGAGTGTGCAGAAATGA
- the LOC101211612 gene encoding purple acid phosphatase 2 isoform X1: protein MWGREGIQVSDLDLGIAMRIEEKMSVAGFSCSSFVVVIAVLVMVLNGVEVCYGGKTGQFMRKVEKTVDMPLDSDVFAVPPGFNAPQQVHITQGDHEGKAVIVSWVTPNKPGSNEVLYWSEKSKEKKQAFGKVYTYKFYNYTSGYIHHCTIKNLKYDTKYYYEIGIGYSPRTFWFVTPPEVGPDVPYTFGVIGDLGQSFDSNVTLTHYERNPHKGKAVLFVGDLSYADNYPFHDNVRWDTWGRFTERIIAYQPWIWTAGNHEIDFVPEIGETEPFKPFTNRYHVPYKASGSTAPFWYSIKRGPAYIIVLASYSAYGKYTPQYEWLEAELPKVNRSETPWLIVLMHSPWYNSYNYHYMEGETMRVMYESWFVQYKVDVVFAGHVHAYERSERISNVAYNIVNGHCTPVKDQSAPVYITIGDGGNLEGLATNMTEPQPAYSAYREASFGHAIFDIMNRTHAYFSWSRNQDGYAVEADTHWFLNRHWHPVDESLSVQK from the exons ATGTGGG GGAGGGAGGGGATTCAAGTTTCAGATTTAGATTTGGGAATCGCCATGAGAATAGAGGAGAAGATGAGCGTTGCGGggttttcttgttcttcttttgttgTAGTTATTGCTGTTTTGGTTATGGTTTTGAATGGAGTGGAGGTGTGTTATGGAGGTAAAACAGGACAGTTTATGAGGAAGGTTGAGAAAACTGTGGATATGCCTCTTGACAGTGATGTTTTTGCTGTTCCTCCTGGTTTTAATGCTCCCCAGCAG GTTCATATCACACAAGGAGATCATGAAGGGAAGGCAGTGATTGTTTCATGGGTCACTCCAAATAAACCAGGATCAAATGAAGTATTGTATTGGAGTGAGAAAAGCAAGGAAAAGAAACAGGCCTTTGGAAAAGTATATACTTACAAGTTCTATAATTACACTTCTGGTTACATTCATCACTGTACCATTAAAAACTTAAAG TATGACACCAAATACTACTATGAAATCGGAATTGGGTACTCTCCAAGAACATTCTGGTTTGTCACTCCTCCAGAAGTCGGTCCCGACGTTCCCTATACATTTGGTGTCATAG GGGATCTTGGCCAGAGTTTTGATTCAAATGTAACACTGACACACTACGAACGAAACCCGCATAAAGGAAAAGCAGTGCTATTTGTTGGAGATCTCTCTTATGCTGACAACTATCCATTCCATGACAATGTACGGTGGGATACATGGGGAAGATTCACAGAGAGAATCATCGCCTATCAGCCTTGGATATGGACTGCAGGAAATcatgaaattgattttgtcCCAGAAATT GGTGAGACCGAGCCTTTCAAGCCATTTACTAACCGATATCATGTCCCTTATAAAGCATCTGGGAGCACAGCTCCTTTTTGGTACTCAATCAAGAGAGGTCCAGCATACATCATAGTCTTGGCTTCATATTCAGCTTATG GTAAATACACTCCTCAATACGAATGGCTTGAAGCAGAGCTACCGAAAGTTAACAGAAGTGAAACACCATGGTTAATTGTTCTTATGCATTCCCCGTGGTACAACAGCTACAACTATCACTACATGGAAGGAGAAACAATGCGAGTAATGTATGAGTCATGGTTTGTACAATACAAAGTTGACGTCGTCTTTGCTGGCCATGTCCATGCTTATGAAAGATCT GAAAGAATTTCAAATGTTGCATACAACATCGTGAATGGCCATTGTACTCCAGTGAAAGATCAATCTGCACCTGTATACATAACAATAGGTGATGGAGGAAACCTTGAAGGCCTAGCAACCAA TATGACGGAGCCACAACCTGCGTACTCGGCGTATCGTGAAGCAAGCTTTGGGCATGCCATATTTGATATAATGAACAGAACTCATGCGTATTTCAGTTGGAGCAGGAATCAAGATGGATATGCAGTTGAAGCTGATACTCATTGGTTCTTGAACAGACACTGGCACCCGGTTGACGAGTCGTTGAGTGTGCAGAAATGA